One window of Mesorhizobium loti R88b genomic DNA carries:
- a CDS encoding SMP-30/gluconolactonase/LRE family protein: protein MSEVSVFSDHVCQLGEGPSYDPATDALFWFDIVNGKLLEKPVAGGPLKIHELGQMASAIAIIDDHRQLIATETGLFVRDVATGKMTLHTPIEADNPITRSNDSRVHPCGAFWVGTMAKDESKGAGSIYWFFKGELRTLYTGITVSNSICFSQDGTIAYYTDTATGLLMRTACDPATGLPVGEPKVFVDHRSSKGYVDGSVVDRDGVLWNAVWGGKAVKAYSPDGTLLREISMPVTQASCPAFVGAKADRLAVTSAWKGKDDKQRKLDPQAGMTFLIDIPVNGRFEPRVLIA from the coding sequence ATGAGCGAGGTTTCGGTTTTTTCCGACCATGTCTGCCAGCTCGGCGAGGGGCCGAGCTACGATCCCGCCACCGATGCGCTGTTCTGGTTCGACATCGTCAACGGCAAGCTTTTGGAAAAACCGGTGGCCGGCGGTCCGTTGAAAATTCACGAGCTTGGCCAGATGGCGAGCGCCATCGCCATTATCGACGATCATCGCCAGCTGATCGCCACCGAGACCGGGCTTTTTGTCCGCGATGTCGCGACCGGCAAGATGACGCTGCATACGCCGATCGAGGCCGACAATCCGATCACCCGCTCCAATGATTCCCGCGTCCATCCCTGCGGTGCCTTCTGGGTCGGCACGATGGCCAAGGACGAGAGCAAGGGCGCGGGCTCGATCTACTGGTTCTTCAAGGGCGAGCTGCGCACGCTCTACACCGGCATCACCGTGTCGAATTCGATCTGTTTTTCGCAAGACGGCACGATCGCCTATTACACCGACACCGCGACCGGCCTTTTGATGCGTACCGCCTGCGATCCGGCGACGGGCCTACCGGTTGGCGAGCCGAAAGTCTTTGTCGACCATCGTTCTTCAAAGGGCTACGTCGACGGCTCCGTCGTCGACCGTGATGGCGTGCTTTGGAACGCTGTCTGGGGCGGCAAGGCGGTGAAGGCCTATTCGCCCGATGGCACATTGCTGCGCGAGATTTCCATGCCGGTGACGCAGGCGTCCTGCCCGGCCTTTGTCGGCGCCAAGGCCGACCGGCTGGCGGTGACCTCGGCCTGGAAAGGCAAGGATGACAAGCAGCGCAAGCTCGACCCGCAAGCGGGCATGACCTTCCTCATCGACATTCCCGTCAATGGCCGCTTCGAACCGCGTGTGCTGATCGCCTGA
- a CDS encoding 2-dehydro-3-deoxy-6-phosphogalactonate aldolase, producing the protein MTETAAFPKLKRGLVAILRGLKATEAIAMGQAVFDAGIEAIEVPLNSPQPFSSIARIVQVLPKSALVGAGTVLTAADVDGLHQAGGRLLVSPNIDAEVMARARHYGMVTMPGVFTPTEAFQAIRLGASALKFFPASALGASGISAIRAVLPAQTLVGAVGGVSEKDFAGYKAVGVTVFGLGSSLFKPGMSVDEVAARAHAAVAAWDVVFGDA; encoded by the coding sequence ATGACCGAGACCGCAGCCTTTCCAAAACTCAAGCGCGGGCTGGTCGCCATCCTGCGCGGCCTGAAAGCCACTGAAGCGATTGCCATGGGGCAGGCGGTGTTCGATGCCGGCATCGAGGCGATCGAAGTGCCGCTCAACTCGCCCCAGCCTTTCTCGTCGATCGCCAGGATTGTCCAAGTGCTGCCGAAGTCGGCCTTGGTCGGCGCCGGCACGGTGCTGACGGCGGCCGATGTCGACGGCCTGCACCAGGCCGGCGGCCGGCTTCTGGTCAGCCCCAACATCGACGCCGAGGTGATGGCACGCGCCAGGCATTACGGCATGGTCACCATGCCCGGCGTGTTCACGCCGACAGAGGCGTTCCAGGCCATCCGGCTCGGCGCTTCGGCGCTGAAATTCTTTCCGGCCAGCGCGCTCGGTGCATCAGGCATTTCCGCCATCCGGGCGGTGCTGCCGGCGCAGACGCTCGTCGGCGCGGTCGGCGGCGTTTCGGAAAAGGACTTTGCCGGCTACAAGGCGGTGGGCGTTACGGTCTTCGGCCTTGGCTCCAGCCTGTTCAAGCCCGGCATGAGCGTCGACGAAGTGGCCGCGCGGGCGCACGCCGCTGTCGCTGCCTGGGATGTGGTCTTCGGAGACGCATGA
- a CDS encoding 2-dehydro-3-deoxygalactonokinase: protein MSSVPAVAALDWGTTRLRAWLIDGSGKVLAERRGDDGLITAREKGFSNVLEGHLAAMGAPDTLPVIICGMAGSRQGWIEAPYVTVPAPLSAILGGAARVADQKRDIRIVPGLAQRLTDAPDVMRGEETQLAGAGLPAKGRHLACMPGTHSKWVLVEDGAVAGFGTWPTGELFSVLAAHSILKHSLGEHPAAVTADSPFFRQWCERALGEGGDVTSKLFAIRAAGLLQDLKSEDAAACLSGLLIGGEIASAKRRFGAGDAPVVLIASGALAMLYQAALDLAGLAFRTVDADEAVRAGLIEAARENGMIARTGA, encoded by the coding sequence GTGAGTTCGGTTCCGGCGGTAGCGGCGCTCGATTGGGGAACGACCCGGCTCCGGGCATGGCTGATCGATGGCAGCGGCAAGGTGCTTGCCGAACGCCGCGGCGACGACGGCCTGATCACCGCGCGCGAAAAAGGCTTTTCGAACGTGCTGGAAGGCCATTTGGCCGCCATGGGCGCGCCTGACACGCTGCCCGTCATCATCTGCGGCATGGCCGGCTCTCGTCAGGGCTGGATCGAGGCTCCCTATGTGACCGTGCCGGCGCCGCTCAGTGCCATCCTCGGCGGTGCCGCCCGGGTGGCTGATCAGAAACGCGACATCCGCATCGTGCCGGGCCTCGCCCAGCGCCTGACCGATGCGCCCGATGTCATGCGCGGCGAGGAAACACAGCTTGCCGGTGCTGGTTTGCCGGCAAAGGGGCGACATCTCGCCTGCATGCCGGGCACGCATTCGAAATGGGTGCTGGTCGAGGATGGCGCGGTTGCCGGTTTCGGCACCTGGCCGACCGGCGAATTGTTTTCGGTACTGGCCGCGCATTCGATCCTCAAACATTCTCTGGGCGAGCATCCGGCTGCGGTCACCGCGGACAGTCCATTCTTCCGGCAATGGTGCGAACGGGCGCTTGGCGAGGGCGGCGATGTCACCTCGAAGCTGTTTGCCATCCGCGCCGCCGGGCTCTTGCAGGACCTGAAATCGGAGGATGCGGCGGCCTGTCTGTCCGGGCTTTTGATCGGCGGCGAGATCGCCTCGGCGAAGCGCCGCTTTGGCGCAGGCGACGCGCCGGTCGTGCTGATTGCTTCCGGCGCGCTCGCTATGCTCTACCAGGCCGCCCTCGACCTTGCAGGGCTTGCCTTCCGCACCGTCGATGCGGATGAAGCGGTGCGCGCCGGCCTCATCGAAGCCGCGCGCGAAAACGGCATGATCGCCAGAACCGGAGCCTAG
- a CDS encoding SDR family NAD(P)-dependent oxidoreductase gives MMPSADFADLKGASVLITGGGSGIGAALTEGFVRQGANVAFIDIADGPSALLADRIERDFKRRPLYLKTDLRDIEALRASAAKAAEAHGDVTVLINNAAWDERHAVEDVTVEFWDNNQAINLRPHFFTAQAVAPGMKRAGGGSIINFTSTSYLINHPDMPAYTAAKAGILGLTKGLAGKLGPDRIRVNAVAPGWVITERQQERWVTEGALEAHVAKQCIKEVMRPDDMVGTVLFLASDASRMLTAQMLVVDGGFL, from the coding sequence ATGATGCCATCGGCGGATTTTGCCGACCTCAAGGGGGCCTCGGTGCTGATCACCGGTGGCGGATCCGGGATCGGCGCGGCCCTGACCGAGGGCTTTGTCCGCCAGGGCGCCAATGTCGCCTTCATCGACATCGCCGACGGCCCGAGCGCGCTGCTTGCCGACCGCATAGAGAGAGACTTCAAGAGGCGGCCGCTCTACCTCAAGACCGATCTGCGCGACATCGAGGCGCTGCGGGCGTCGGCGGCCAAGGCGGCCGAGGCGCATGGCGATGTCACGGTGCTCATCAACAATGCCGCCTGGGACGAACGCCACGCCGTCGAGGATGTCACCGTGGAGTTCTGGGACAACAACCAGGCGATCAATCTGCGGCCACATTTCTTCACCGCGCAGGCGGTGGCGCCGGGCATGAAGCGAGCCGGCGGCGGCTCGATCATTAATTTCACCTCAACATCCTACCTCATCAACCACCCTGACATGCCGGCCTACACTGCCGCCAAGGCGGGTATCCTGGGCCTGACCAAGGGGCTGGCCGGCAAGCTTGGGCCCGACCGCATCCGCGTCAACGCCGTCGCGCCCGGCTGGGTGATCACCGAACGGCAGCAGGAACGCTGGGTGACCGAAGGGGCGCTTGAGGCCCATGTCGCCAAGCAATGCATCAAGGAGGTCATGCGGCCGGACGACATGGTTGGCACGGTGCTGTTCCTGGCCTCGGATGCCTCGCGCATGCTGACCGCGCAAATGCTTGTTGTCGACGGAGGCTTCCTGTGA
- a CDS encoding putative bifunctional diguanylate cyclase/phosphodiesterase produces MQTSFGTGQANRESTDLAFTDPLTGLGNHRRFFDKVDRLISDRADDPAPFTVGILDLDGFKPINDLFGHKAGDDILIQVAMRLRASMDGHSTVCRIGADEFAFLYPLVFSEEAAAEKSRMLIEILSAPYDVGERTARLSASVGCSLFYSGDETTEILVNKAETALYHAKRSGRGRVVVYTREMEEAAKRVTRIEQALRRAVSAGEVEPHFQPIVDLNTRRTIGFETLARWTDRDLGAVPPTVFIPIAEERGIIGPLSQLVLRKATEAARSWPKDLFLSFNLSPSQLVDQNTGLHILAILDRTGFDPRRLEIEITETGLMNDPASAAQIVEDLRRVGIRVSLDDFGTGQSSLGRLREFHFDKLKIDRAFVSSILDDRPSEHIIRAILAMCEGLGMDVVAEGIEEEAQADRLVQFGCAGGQGYLFGKPVDADATLGYLRDTFRGALRAKAI; encoded by the coding sequence ATGCAAACTTCGTTTGGCACCGGTCAGGCAAACAGGGAGAGCACGGATCTGGCATTTACAGATCCGTTGACCGGGCTTGGCAACCATCGCCGCTTCTTCGACAAGGTCGATCGCCTGATCAGCGACCGTGCCGACGATCCCGCACCCTTCACAGTGGGCATTCTCGACCTCGACGGCTTCAAGCCGATCAACGATCTGTTCGGCCACAAGGCAGGCGACGATATCCTGATTCAGGTCGCGATGCGGCTGCGCGCCTCGATGGACGGCCATTCGACGGTCTGCCGCATCGGCGCGGACGAATTCGCCTTCCTCTATCCGCTGGTTTTCTCGGAAGAGGCGGCGGCGGAAAAATCCCGCATGCTGATCGAGATACTGTCGGCGCCTTACGATGTCGGCGAGCGCACCGCCAGGCTGTCGGCCTCGGTCGGCTGCTCGCTGTTTTATTCCGGCGACGAGACCACCGAAATCCTCGTCAACAAGGCCGAGACGGCGCTCTACCACGCCAAGCGTTCCGGCCGGGGCCGGGTCGTCGTCTATACACGCGAGATGGAAGAGGCGGCCAAGCGCGTCACCCGCATCGAGCAGGCGCTGCGCCGCGCCGTCTCCGCCGGCGAGGTTGAGCCGCATTTCCAGCCGATTGTCGATCTCAACACCCGCCGCACCATCGGCTTCGAGACGCTGGCGCGCTGGACCGATCGCGACCTCGGCGCGGTGCCGCCGACGGTGTTCATTCCCATCGCCGAGGAGCGCGGCATCATCGGCCCGCTGTCGCAGCTGGTGCTGCGCAAGGCGACCGAGGCCGCCAGGAGTTGGCCGAAGGACCTGTTCCTGTCGTTCAACCTGTCGCCCTCGCAGCTCGTCGACCAGAACACCGGCCTGCACATACTGGCGATCCTCGATCGCACCGGCTTCGATCCGCGCCGCCTCGAGATCGAGATCACCGAAACCGGCCTGATGAACGACCCGGCCTCGGCGGCGCAGATCGTCGAGGACCTGCGCCGCGTCGGCATCCGCGTCTCGCTCGACGATTTCGGCACCGGCCAGTCCTCGCTCGGCCGCCTGCGCGAATTCCATTTCGACAAGCTCAAGATCGACCGCGCCTTCGTCTCCTCCATTCTCGACGACCGGCCGTCCGAACACATCATCCGCGCCATCCTTGCCATGTGCGAGGGGCTGGGCATGGATGTGGTCGCCGAAGGCATCGAAGAGGAAGCGCAGGCCGACCGCCTGGTCCAGTTCGGCTGCGCCGGCGGGCAGGGCTATCTGTTCGGCAAGCCGGTCGATGCCGACGCCACGCTCGGCTATCTCCGCGATACCTTCCGTGGTGCGCTGCGCGCCAAGGCGATCTGA
- a CDS encoding glycosyltransferase, with the protein MPQDIRHEPVIAVLLPCYNEELTIAEVVRRFRETLPAATIYVYDNNSKDLTALRARAAGAIVVREPRQGKGNVVRRMFADIDADIYLMADGDGTYAPEDAPQLINTLVTERSDMVVGTRRGVTDDAGRAGHAFGNRIFNSLYKWLFGSDFTDIFSGYRVFTRRFVKSFPAVSGGFEIETEMSVHASQLKLPVSEIALDYGRRPEGSSSKLSTFRDGAKILWMFAMLMKETQPLRFFGAFSLFFLTSSLLLMAPVLIEFAETGLVPRMPTWVLSVGLLLLSMLAAVTGLILDSVSRGRAEQKRIFYLSMPSGRVERRASEVVKPQPGKAPRAA; encoded by the coding sequence ATGCCGCAAGACATCAGACATGAACCCGTCATCGCCGTGCTCTTGCCTTGCTACAATGAGGAGCTGACCATCGCCGAGGTGGTGCGGCGGTTCCGCGAAACACTGCCGGCGGCGACCATCTATGTCTACGACAACAATTCCAAGGACCTGACGGCGCTGCGCGCCCGCGCGGCCGGCGCCATCGTGGTTCGGGAGCCGCGCCAGGGCAAGGGCAATGTGGTGCGGCGCATGTTCGCCGACATCGACGCCGACATCTATCTGATGGCCGATGGCGACGGCACCTATGCGCCCGAGGACGCGCCGCAGCTGATCAACACGCTTGTGACCGAACGCTCCGACATGGTGGTGGGCACCAGACGCGGCGTTACCGATGACGCCGGCCGGGCTGGCCATGCTTTCGGCAACCGCATCTTCAACAGCCTCTACAAATGGCTGTTCGGCAGCGATTTCACCGACATCTTCTCCGGCTACCGTGTCTTCACCAGGCGCTTCGTCAAGAGCTTTCCCGCCGTCTCCGGCGGCTTCGAGATCGAGACCGAAATGTCGGTGCACGCCTCGCAGCTCAAATTGCCTGTCAGCGAAATCGCGCTCGACTATGGCCGCCGGCCGGAAGGCTCGTCGTCGAAACTGTCGACCTTCCGCGACGGCGCGAAAATCCTCTGGATGTTCGCCATGCTGATGAAGGAGACGCAGCCGCTGCGTTTCTTCGGCGCCTTTTCGCTGTTCTTCCTGACCTCCAGCCTGTTGCTGATGGCGCCGGTGCTGATCGAGTTCGCCGAAACCGGCCTCGTGCCGCGCATGCCGACCTGGGTGCTGTCGGTCGGCCTGCTGCTCTTGTCGATGCTGGCGGCGGTGACCGGGCTGATCCTCGATTCCGTCTCACGCGGCCGCGCCGAACAGAAGCGTATTTTTTATCTCTCCATGCCCTCCGGGCGTGTCGAGCGCCGCGCCAGCGAAGTCGTGAAACCGCAGCCGGGCAAGGCCCCGCGCGCGGCCTGA
- a CDS encoding GtrA family protein, with protein MQRLVRFVFAGGIGFVTDAAALWLLLAVTPLGPFVARVLSIGFALCVTWQINRHLTFSPSRRGVAQEGARYGGVGIATSVVNYLVYSTILLALPATPPLAALAVASLAAMALSFLGYSRLVFDR; from the coding sequence ATGCAACGGCTCGTCCGCTTTGTCTTCGCCGGCGGCATAGGCTTTGTCACCGATGCGGCAGCACTCTGGCTGCTGCTGGCCGTCACGCCGCTCGGGCCCTTCGTCGCCCGCGTGCTGTCGATCGGCTTCGCGCTCTGCGTCACCTGGCAGATCAACCGTCATCTGACCTTCTCGCCGTCGCGGCGCGGCGTCGCACAGGAAGGCGCCCGCTATGGCGGCGTCGGCATCGCCACCAGCGTCGTCAACTATCTCGTCTATTCTACCATTCTGCTCGCGCTGCCGGCGACCCCACCGCTCGCCGCCCTCGCCGTCGCTTCGCTGGCCGCCATGGCGCTGTCTTTCCTCGGTTACTCCAGGCTGGTCTTCGACCGTTAA
- the gshB gene encoding glutathione synthase translates to MKLKIAVQMDHISTVSIAGDTSFALSLEAQRRGHQLFHYTPDRLSLRDGKVFARIEEMQVRDEKGNHYTLGDKVRADLSEMDVILLRQDPPFDMNYITTTHILERIHPKTLVVNDPAWVRNSPEKIFVTEFSDLMPDTLITKDPIEVAAFRKEFGDIIVKPLYGNGGAGVFHLLEGDRNLASLLEMFGQLSREPYIVQRYLKDVRKGDKRIILIDGEPVGAINRVPAEHDSRSNMHVGGRAEKTELTEREREICARIGPALKERGFILVGIDVIGDYMTEINVTSPTGVREVQRFGGADIASLFWDCVEEKRRKSAA, encoded by the coding sequence ATGAAGCTGAAAATCGCCGTCCAGATGGACCATATCTCCACCGTGTCGATCGCCGGCGACACTTCGTTCGCGCTGTCGCTGGAAGCGCAGCGGCGTGGCCATCAATTGTTCCACTACACGCCCGACCGGCTGTCGCTGCGCGACGGCAAGGTGTTTGCCCGTATCGAGGAGATGCAGGTGCGCGACGAGAAGGGCAACCATTACACGCTGGGCGACAAGGTGCGCGCCGACCTGTCCGAGATGGACGTGATCCTGCTGCGCCAGGATCCGCCCTTCGACATGAATTACATCACCACCACTCACATTCTCGAGCGCATTCATCCGAAGACGCTGGTCGTCAACGACCCGGCCTGGGTGCGCAACAGCCCGGAAAAGATCTTTGTCACCGAATTTTCCGACCTGATGCCGGACACGCTGATCACCAAGGATCCGATTGAAGTCGCCGCCTTCCGCAAGGAGTTCGGCGACATCATCGTCAAGCCGCTCTACGGCAATGGCGGCGCCGGCGTCTTCCATCTGCTCGAGGGCGATCGCAACCTCGCCTCGCTGCTCGAAATGTTCGGCCAACTGTCCCGCGAGCCCTATATCGTGCAGCGTTATCTGAAGGACGTGCGCAAGGGCGACAAGCGCATCATCCTGATCGACGGCGAGCCGGTCGGCGCCATCAACCGGGTGCCGGCCGAGCATGATTCCCGCTCCAACATGCATGTCGGCGGCCGCGCCGAGAAAACCGAACTGACGGAGCGCGAGCGCGAAATCTGCGCCCGCATCGGACCGGCGCTGAAAGAACGCGGCTTCATCCTGGTCGGCATCGACGTCATCGGCGACTACATGACCGAGATCAACGTGACCTCGCCGACAGGCGTGCGCGAAGTGCAGCGCTTCGGCGGCGCCGACATCGCCAGCCTGTTCTGGGATTGCGTGGAGGAAAAGCGGCGGAAGTCGGCCGCGTAA
- a CDS encoding glycosyltransferase family 2 protein — translation MKENIVPSGAGSHIALPTVSVCVGCFNQEAFIDTAIRSVAAQTYTAFECVVVDDFSTDGSRRRIEECLSQLGDSRFRFLPRLQNGGQLATMMTGLDATAGPLISFLDGDDAWHPDFLECHARAHLSHTRIAAMSSSDQVLIDAAGNLLAGGHPVFHANDPRSMPEMNGYLHVNTEADPTLLFVDRGTVGWFWSTTSGMMFRRAPLEIMRPSDPDEIRMCADDYVARAAHMIGGTVRIGRALGSYRLHGGNGWADGRVLGAGVAVGRRSPDIEIVVRRALANRWCEVAPGLEHLISRHSMRRTLVDLIGPSAAFELLEKNSDAGFLLKDWATPQRKLQTRLIGLLPRKLRPRRFRDRV, via the coding sequence TTGAAAGAAAACATCGTCCCAAGCGGGGCTGGCTCTCACATCGCACTACCAACCGTATCCGTTTGCGTAGGCTGTTTCAATCAAGAGGCATTCATCGACACCGCGATCCGATCCGTAGCGGCGCAGACGTACACTGCGTTCGAGTGCGTGGTGGTCGATGATTTTTCGACCGACGGTTCCCGCCGAAGGATCGAAGAGTGTCTGTCCCAGCTTGGCGACAGTCGTTTCCGCTTTCTGCCCCGGCTGCAAAATGGCGGGCAGTTGGCAACAATGATGACCGGGCTTGACGCGACAGCCGGACCTCTGATCTCCTTTCTTGACGGTGACGATGCTTGGCATCCTGACTTCCTAGAATGCCATGCGAGAGCGCATCTCAGCCACACCCGTATCGCGGCGATGTCGAGCTCCGATCAGGTGTTGATAGATGCGGCCGGCAACCTGCTTGCGGGCGGTCACCCCGTATTCCACGCGAATGACCCGCGATCGATGCCGGAAATGAACGGCTACCTGCATGTCAATACCGAAGCTGACCCAACTTTGCTATTTGTTGATCGGGGTACAGTGGGTTGGTTTTGGTCAACCACATCGGGGATGATGTTTCGTCGAGCTCCGCTTGAAATCATGCGTCCATCTGATCCGGACGAAATAAGGATGTGTGCCGACGATTATGTGGCTCGTGCCGCCCATATGATCGGCGGAACCGTGAGGATTGGGCGGGCTCTTGGCAGTTATCGGCTTCACGGCGGCAATGGCTGGGCGGATGGGCGCGTCCTGGGTGCCGGAGTTGCCGTCGGCAGGAGGTCGCCTGATATCGAAATAGTGGTACGGCGGGCACTGGCCAATCGTTGGTGCGAAGTGGCGCCGGGACTGGAGCATTTGATCTCGCGCCACTCAATGCGCAGGACCTTGGTCGACCTGATCGGACCGTCTGCGGCTTTTGAATTGCTGGAAAAGAACTCCGATGCGGGTTTTCTGCTGAAAGACTGGGCAACACCACAGCGAAAATTGCAGACCAGACTTATCGGTCTCCTTCCTCGGAAACTGAGGCCTCGGCGCTTCCGGGACAGAGTTTGA
- a CDS encoding ParB/RepB/Spo0J family partition protein produces the protein MSAGDHLRDLMSQFTGPAQGPSELRIDNIETVPELFQPRGGISERHVSDLIKAIKAVGALDPVTVMVVGNRTILIDGHHRFEAYGAARWSTPVPVRYFEGTPEEAVLVAGEVNSKAKLPMDNTDRQNFAWRLVLIDRHSIARVARASGISAAQVTIMRRAKRTLGQQAGDHVSWFRARLAANGKDHEANGEDEREQWMQQVADRYADELTKKFSTKLALNPEVAAMALASYFGRKLPEVYGFLREHLGEDDRRAIEADNDEF, from the coding sequence ATGAGCGCTGGAGATCACCTCCGGGATTTAATGAGCCAGTTCACAGGGCCAGCCCAAGGCCCATCTGAATTGCGCATTGATAACATCGAGACCGTGCCCGAACTGTTCCAGCCGAGAGGCGGGATCAGCGAGCGGCATGTGTCGGACCTGATCAAGGCGATCAAGGCGGTTGGAGCCCTCGACCCGGTAACCGTCATGGTGGTCGGGAACAGGACTATTCTGATCGACGGACATCACCGGTTCGAGGCATACGGGGCTGCTAGGTGGTCCACTCCGGTGCCCGTGAGATACTTCGAGGGGACGCCTGAAGAGGCCGTTCTGGTAGCCGGGGAGGTCAACTCCAAGGCCAAGTTGCCGATGGACAATACCGACCGGCAGAACTTCGCGTGGCGGCTGGTGCTGATCGACCGACATAGCATCGCGCGGGTGGCTAGAGCGTCCGGCATCTCGGCGGCGCAGGTGACCATCATGCGCCGGGCTAAGAGGACCTTAGGGCAACAGGCGGGAGACCATGTGTCATGGTTCCGGGCTCGCCTTGCGGCCAACGGGAAGGATCATGAGGCCAACGGAGAAGACGAGCGGGAGCAATGGATGCAACAGGTCGCTGACAGATACGCCGATGAGTTGACCAAGAAGTTCTCGACCAAGCTGGCACTGAACCCCGAGGTCGCTGCCATGGCGCTGGCGAGCTACTTCGGGCGGAAACTGCCGGAGGTCTACGGGTTCCTTCGGGAGCATCTAGGCGAGGACGATAGAAGGGCCATTGAGGCCGACAACGACGAGTTCTGA
- a CDS encoding recombinase family protein: protein MTTAVAYLRTSSRTNVDGDSAPRQLQAIEDYAKRNGLKVVDRFHDAAVSGADPIDTRPGFQDLLEYMAGNGARVILIENASRFARDLAVQIAGHKLLQGLGYELIPVDAPDSFTNDTPTAGMVRQILGAVAEFEKAQLVAKLRGARDRASKAAGRRVEGNHGYRVDKPDLIKEAKRLARKSPKTGKARSLREIAGELAKIGYTTATGQPFSASQVQRLIDAV from the coding sequence ATGACCACGGCAGTTGCTTACCTTCGGACCTCCAGCCGGACGAATGTCGACGGTGACAGCGCGCCGAGGCAGCTACAAGCTATCGAGGACTATGCCAAGCGCAACGGGCTGAAGGTGGTGGACAGGTTCCACGATGCGGCTGTGAGCGGAGCTGACCCGATTGACACGCGCCCCGGCTTCCAAGACCTCCTTGAGTATATGGCCGGTAATGGCGCGCGGGTGATCCTAATCGAGAACGCCAGTCGGTTCGCGCGGGACCTCGCCGTCCAGATAGCAGGCCACAAGCTCCTGCAAGGTCTCGGCTATGAACTGATCCCGGTCGATGCGCCGGACAGTTTCACCAATGACACGCCGACCGCTGGCATGGTGCGACAGATACTCGGGGCCGTGGCTGAGTTTGAGAAGGCTCAGCTTGTGGCGAAGCTACGAGGTGCCCGTGACAGAGCTTCTAAGGCTGCGGGAAGGCGCGTCGAGGGCAACCACGGCTACCGCGTGGACAAGCCAGACCTGATCAAGGAAGCCAAGCGCCTAGCCCGCAAGAGCCCTAAGACGGGCAAGGCGAGGAGCCTCCGCGAGATTGCTGGGGAGCTTGCGAAGATCGGTTATACGACGGCGACCGGACAACCGTTCTCAGCGTCTCAGGTGCAGCGGTTGATTGATGCCGTCTGA